Within Cyprinus carpio isolate SPL01 chromosome A7, ASM1834038v1, whole genome shotgun sequence, the genomic segment tctaacgatgtctttcatacctttcctggaccttgatactgttatttatttggcagtctatgggacagtcacaaccctccctgttttcatccaaaatatcttaaattgtgttccgaagacgaacaaagcttttacgagttggaacgacatgggggtaagtgattcatgacaaaattttcattttgggatggagtaaccctttaaagaaaGCTGACGTAGACTATAATATGTCAGATGAGCTTTTTAGCATATATTTGGTAAATATTATCACCACTTCAGTCTCATCCACTGAtcataggacaaaaaaaaagtaaacatacgCATTACGGCACTGAACAAGGTAATTTtacctaatttttttatttctttcttcaaTTGCAAAAATGAATTCAGGCGTTTACATGATTCATGATTcgtttttcattacaaatatgaTGTGTTACTGTAgtctaaagtcatttttggaaACAACACCCTACTTCTTGCCTGACTTATGAATCTTAGTTTACGCAGTTGCTGAAATCTACAAATATTGTTACTTTCCCCACCATCCCCGTGACTGTAAGTGTATGCGAACCCTAAAAATGATCACACCAAATCACATTTCTGCTTTCAATTCCCCCAAACCGCAGCCCATGATGCTTTCAAAGCTAACAACCCAATCCTGGGTGAgggatttttcactttttatataaatattgttattgtgtTCAGACGGCATTCCAAAGCCATCTAATGGTTCTTCCATGACCATATCTGATGCTAGAAGTCATGTTTCCAGACCCATCGTATCAGTGTGGGGCATGACGTGATTGGCCAGCTCTCTAGCCAAGCTAACCTGGTAAAAACCAGCTGTACAGAAAACAAAATCCAGAGCATTCCAGAAGCTGCTAACATAAGCTTCCAGTCAGTTGCTGTCCATTTGAGTAAAGCTTTTTATGGCACCATCTGGAGAACTGCACCACTGTCTCCTTCTATTAGTGTACGAGGGAGGTCGTATAGTGATCACAGAAAACATTTCCCAATGTACTGCGATGAGTGATCCGGATATTGTTGTATAGTTTGGAGCCAAAACTTCAGATCCTGCTGGGATACTGTGGGAATGCCCAGGCAGGAGCAATGAGGCAAGGGGGTGATGCATGGTGGGAAAGTAACAGGAAAAACAGTCCTGTGACATCACTGTGTTTATTTCCCCTAAATATTATTCTTCTCCTGTGCATTGGTGTGTCATTAGCTCCTGATTAAAACACCATTGTCTGCATTATCCCTTGTATGCTGACGTTATGACTTGGGGCAAACAATGACAGTTTACCGGAAAAGTTCTATCATTATCTACTCATGTCTAGTAAAGCTCATAAATCGAAGTTGAATTTAAATACGTTGCACAAGGTTTGACGTCACCGATGCCAAACACCAACAGTGTTTCATAAACGTCATTTGAGAGCTGCAGCAGtgggtttgtttttatatttatttgtttttatattcattgtgtaacatttatttaaaaatttctttCACGGTCCATTTATTAAACAACGTTACTTTGCTTATCTTAAACCCACAACCGTAACATCTCATGATGATTTTTATGTATAAATCCAGCTGCAGACAATGCATCATAGAAAGACAACATTCATTtgagtgaatctcacaaacattttcttttgtgtaaAGAAAATTATGCAGATTTTTAGGATTGTTTGTATTGTAAGAAGATGATTATTGAATCAAAtagaaaaaggagaaaataatctttaataatgCTTTCATTATGGTTaatttcatatgtgtgtgtgtgtgtgtgtgtgtgtgtgtgtgtgtgtgtgtgtgtgtgtgtgtgtgtgtgtgtgtgtaaataatataGCCTTTTTTCCACATTACTGTAATGAGAATGAGATTGCTTTGCAATAATTAGCATAACAAATAATCTTATGCATTGATTAGGCTTATGTTTACATACATtctacttatttatatatattatttatgtatttatttgctgaaaaatatACTCCCAATCGGGCCATATCCatataaacaatgttaaattaaatcaaaacataatcgGTTTTTACATCAATATTattctcattctttctttttttttttttttttttttttttcaggatccgagtggttatattttttcatgttcccTATTTTCCAACATTATGGACCCAATTTTCATATAATGAGATACTTGAGTGTGGCAGTGAATGAAATTACCTGAAGTGATTGTTGCAGGAAAATGCATGTTATGACTGAAGTGTAATATAGTTTTGCCTGTTTTTGGTCTGCAGCCTTCCAGCTCTCACAACGCTGCTGTCTGGGGCATTAAAACCCAATCCTGTGAGGTTCACATGATCCTGATAATATTGATTCAAAACCTGAGTGTGATGTGCTCAGGTCTCCTGAGATCAGAGGAGTCAATGCCCAGAATCAAGCTGCACTGCTCTTTCATTTAGACACATGTCAAGCCCTGCAGACACAAAACTCCATTTCACAACCAACAGCTGAAAAGTGAGCAGACTTTGGTGTTTTATCAACTATGTGTTTTGAAGGACTTATAGAAATGTCTGGTATCACAGCTATTTAAGCATTGCTTTGCATgcttttgaaatatattacaaagtTCAGAGAGTACAGCTGCTGAATGCACATTGTGTATTCTGTGATGGCATGCCAAATAACAGGCCAATTTTTTCAATGTACCGTGAGAAAACAGATCATGCATTTGATAGGATTTCAAACCATTCTGATTCTATTGAAGAAaaagttcacccccaaaaaagtACATTTCCTGAAAATACACTCACggtcaggccatccaagatgtacagatgtacagtagatgagaacagatttagagaaatttagcattgcatcacttcttcaccagtggatcctctaaagtgaatgggtgccgtcagaaagagagtccaaacagctgataaaaacaacacaataattcacaactaatccacaccactccagtccatcagttaacacctTAATcaaggatttgtttcttacaaacgtgCAGCTTTACACTTCACAAGACATACAGTAGACTGCAGTGTTGAGTATTACTTGTGGATTCTTGTGAggttttttattagctgtttggactctcattctgacggcacccattcactttagaggatccattggtgagcaagtgatgcaatgctacatttctccaaatctgttctgatgaagaaacaaactcatctacatcttggatggcctgatggtgagtatATATattacagcaaattttcatttttgagtgaactattgttttaatgaaataattttaaataatccaCTAACAGGTTTAAAGCAGTTAAATTACTGTGCTTAATGGATCTAGAatacggtcatgcagaataaggcatttatatgtgctttataagaactactaaacagccaatatgctagtaatatgcatgctaataagcaactagttaatagtaaataGTGTTAGCATTCACTCTTGTCTGAATGTATGCTATTGTGGTTACTGAAATGAAGTCCCAGTGCTAATAATATTCTCacatatttgaaataaacatttagctGATTTTACATAACAATTAAGGAAACAGGACACCAAACCCAGATGTTTCAGCATGTAACTATGTTCTGAGTGTTTCACATTTCCTGTGATATTTGTAAACTTGCAGTTTTTAATTAATCAGATTTCAGTGGGAAAATCCGTCATAATGTGACAGAAATGTATAACTACGACACTTTGAAGACATTTTAGGCTCATAAACATCAGAATATTACTCTTGGGAATGTCCTGAATGGAatgggggagagaaagagagagagaggctggctTAACATTCCTCATATTCTCACCTAATCAGTAAAAAGCATATGGATTCCAGGGTGGAATGGATTTATCATACCCTAGAGGATGAAGCACATTTCCTAGATAGTAATAATGTGCTCGATGGATGTAGAAATGCACTGTGGGACCTGCTCAGAAGAAGTGTGAATGCATGGGAAATGCACTGGGTGCTGATTGCTCTGGCTCCATCTGCGTTTTATATTTTTGAGAAGATAAGGTGCACCCATTTTTTTCTGTGCATAACTTTCATTATTTATGGAAAACAACAGACCTGtggtttcattataaatatgaacaaattgtgtgtgtgtgtgtgtattatgaaTTGTTTTGTTGAGTTTAACTGGGGTATGTTGTCACAAAACCTTGTGTTGAGTTTCACTGGGGCACGTTGTCACAAAACCTTGTGTTGATTTTCAATCTGGGATGTTGTCACAAAACCTTGTGTTGAGTTTCACTGGGACACGTTGTCACAAAACGTGTTTAGTTTCACTGGGGCATGTTGTCAATTAATATAGTGGTTAGGCAAAATAATGTGACCACCTATGGTTATTAACCTATAGGGGTTAATATcagagagtcagagagagagagagagtcagagaggTTCTATTATCATTTCAGCTCTATACAGCTTGTACACAGTGAAACGAAACAGCGTTTCTCCAGGACCATGGTGCTACACAAGACAACATTAACTACAAAACTCAAATTTTACTGTGCAAAAGACTACACataattaaaacatcttaaataatttaacataatacTAAAACTGGAAGTAGAagaagaaagtaaaaataaaaaaagttgaacataaaacaaagtacagactacataaagtgtgtgtgtgcatgcctgAATGAAACAGTGCAACAGCCTGGGAcattactcatatatatatatatatatatatatatatatatatatatatatatatatatatatatatatatatatatatatatatatgtatatatatatatatatatatgtatatatatatatatatatatacatatatatatatatatacatagaacaGGTCACAATATTAATAGACAAGGAAAAATAGTGAGGTAGATTTATGCAAAAGTGCGGACGTGCAAAGTATGCAAGTTGGGTTTCTTTCAAGTGTTTGTGATTCAGGTATTTATAGTAGgggtgtatatgtgtgagtgtagTTGTCAGGTCTGTTCACATGGAGTTGAGGAGTCTGATGACTCGAGGGAAGAAACTGTCCTGCAATCTGACCGTGAGGGCCCGAATGCTTCTGTACCTTCTTCCGGATGGCAGGAGGGTGAAGAGCTGGTGTGAGGGGTGTGTGGGGTCGCTAGTAATCATGATGGCTTTCCGAATGCAGCGTGTGGTGTAAATGTCTGTGATAGAGGGGAGAGAGACTCCGATGATCTTTTCAGCTGTCCTCACAATCCGCTGCAGGGTCTTGAGATCTGTGATGGTGCAATTCCCAAACCAGGTAGTGATGCAGGTGCTCAGAATGCTCTCTACAGTCCCGCTGTaaaatgtggtgaggatgggggGTGGGAGATGTGCTTTCTTCAGTCTGCGTAAAAAGTAAAGACGCTGCTGAGCTTTCTTTCCTATGGAGCTGGTGTTGAGAGACCAGGTGAGGTTCTCCGTCAGATGAACACCAAGAAATTTGGTGCTCTTTATGATCTCCACAGAGGAGCCGTCGATGTTCAGTGGAGAGTGGTTGGTATGTGATCTCCTAAAGTCAACAACCATCTCTTTAGTTTTGTCCACATTCAGGGACAGGTTGTTAACTTTACACCAGTCCGCTAGCCGATGCACCTCCTCTCTGTACGCTGATTCATCACCTTTGCTTATAAGACCCACCACGGtagtgtcatcagcaaacttgatgatgtggttcgAGCTGTGCATTGCTGCACAGTCGTGGGTCGTGTACAGCAATGGAGTAAGGACACAGCcttggggagctccagtgctcaGTGTGGTGGTGCTGGAGAAGCTGTTTCCGATCCGGACTGTCTGAGGTCTCTCtgacaggaagtccaggatccagttaCAGAGGGAGTGGTTCAGTCCCAGCAGGCTCAGCTTTTCAATCAGGGTCTGAGGAATGattgtattaaaggggtcatatgatgcgatttcaaattttcctttctctttggagtgtcaaagtctcaaatccaaagagatattctttataaaagttaacactcgtccacgcccccctgaaacggctcattctaacacgccaccacatctctacgtcagtatgtgggaagatttgaataacgccgcacagatgttcacgcaaagaaagaaggcgtaccttttattctcgttgtagtattgttgttgctgccaccgcaaatgtcgtatagacactgtgtgtttcactgtgaaagagaaactactttgtttggccttccaaaagaggacaatatccacttcgtcatgtctggagctgatccgtgctggtcgctgaggaaatacatcaactttgcaccgTGGATCGCAGAAtgagctttcaccgtggacgaagcggcgtcaagtccggggttgtcacatgtgtttgctgcaagaccaaggtatgctccttcgtagaatccacctgccgcagcgttctcaagccgcctgtctctgctcactcaagctgacTGTGGTTCACTCTAGAcggtggctcactctaggcctccagcctctgctcactcaaggccacggagTGTGACATTGTTCCATTGAGAAatctaaactactttgtttttgccttccaaaagaaaacacgactagaaatcatgtttatatcacgtttataatgggttttatgtttttatcttgtcgctccggccggacaaggcatcacaatatgttaagaggcataacatttccgtctcacgcttgaggcattcggccaatcacaacgcaccagatagctggccaatcacagcattctgacgtatgtgTCTTTTTTATGAGTGAGAGCTAGATGTAGGGTGGTTGTGATGGCATCATCTGCTGAGCATTTTGGGCAGTACGCAAACTGTAGTGGTCCAGTGTGGGGGGGCAGCAGGTTCTTGATGTGCTTCAGGACAAGCCTCTCAGAGCACTTCAtgatgatgggtgtgagtgcaaCGGGTCGGTAGTCGTTAAGGTGAAAAAACAAATGTGGCGATTATCTTTTATCTATCTCTTCACTGTCTATATTGTCTAGGTTGAATATCAGTGTGGTATAAGTTATGTTCAGCAGTGTTTAGTACAAGCACTCCGTGAAATGGATGACATGTCAGACTTCCAAAAAGGGCAAATCATGAAAATCTGTTTAGCAGCAGCATCTGTAACCTTAACAGCCcaattttttagtgttttaagaaCATCTGTCTTTCCAATTATGACTGTGTGcaaaaaaacatggcaaaactTTATCTGCAAAGAAGAATACTGAACGAAAATAGAAAGTGAATGACAGGGAACACTAAAAAGAATTGTGTCCAAACAAACCAAAGTCAACATCCGTGAAAGAGCTGTAACTGTGAAAACTTTAATCACAGACACCAGtgctaaaaagcaaaaaaaaaaagacggtaTCATGCTCATAATACTTGGACATTTGGAGCACAAAGATGAAATGCCGTGTCCAGATAAATCACCTGACAATCACCCGACTTCATTATTGTCAAACCATTGTGGGCAGTTTTGGGGAGTAGACTGAGAAGCATGATTTTCTCCTCCACCTTCTCTAAATCAACATTCAGCTGAAGACTATTCAAATGTTGTACTGAATGAATCTAAGAAGCTGGAAGCTAAAGGTGGTAATAAAGAAATGCTGCCTATCAGGTGTCCATATTCAGAGCTGGGTATATTACTTAAAAATTGTGACTTGTTActgattcaaaatgacaaaaaattgtaGTCAGTAATGTAATCGATTACATTACACATATTTTTGggaatataatcagactactttttgattacttttgacctaactcatttatcacattgatttaaatgggATAATCTTGTACCACAGGGATATAAcaatgcaaagaaaaaacaacataaagtgcattaaacattacagtaCGTCAAATTTTACCAAACTGGAGTTTGTGAGttaaatgaaaagctaataattaattaaatcataaaaatgtaaaattaaaataaatcattttaaaatagcatgaatcaaaataaaacacttactaaaaaaatgaaatatttaatttgtttacctgcatgtcatgtttAGGCTTAATCAAcgtcagagaactgtgaacatgtaAATGTGTTACTTAATTATGAACTTGTTACCTTAAATCTCAGGGGTAtagttcaagtaaatatattGGGTGAAAGAGGTTTTGAATCCCTGCATGTTAAATGTTAATAAGAAATAacatgaatttgtgcattttaatgtgtttgaaagacaaaagtctTTCCAAGACAGTAATACTTAGTTAAATAACccactgagtgataattcaaataaacatgTATGTTTTTCATCAGTAGCcgatgcaatgttgaaatgttgagaaaacacttcttaatattgaaatgatttctgtAATCCAATGGTGAAATGCTGTGTGGCCCCTCAGGTTCCTGTGTAATTATAGTCACCTGACTAGTGACTGATCTCTGTGTGGATgcccacaaaactggaagactttctgagtgtatataagcagtataggctattttagaaagaaacatttaaaagatgaaaaagaggatttagggagaatcaatacattatgaataattaattgctATCTGTGAATAACATGCAATCATGTAGGccaatcaataaaaagtaactagaCTGATTACGAGTATTAAAATGTAGCTAATTTAATCTAGTTATATTGTTCAACCCCTGTTTCTTCTGATCTTAAAAACCCTTTGATCTAAAGGCTTCTGCTTGAATGCATGAAATTAGTTTGCAGCATACATGATGTGAACTTGAATACCgtagaaaagcatttattaagcGTGCACATAATAAAGTTGATTGAGTGAATATCCAGAGTGTGCAGCGCTGGAATACACAAAGAAGAAACTGgaatattttaacagtttaatattGTGAACAAacatatttgccttttttttttatttgcttcacAGTTTTGATGACTTTTAAAGAAGCTCCATCCTGCAGCTCATCCAAGGAAAAGACTCGTGACGTCGCCATCGCCAGCAGGAGCCGGATATCCGCCACGTCCGGAAAAATCCCATATTTGGGCATTCCTAGCAGGAGCAATGGCAGCTTACATTGAATGTGAACGGCTAGCTTGATGTTGATTGTGTAGCGTAAATGatagatttttagacattttcaaCCCATGATCGAGACGGAAGAGCGCTGGATTGGAacgtaaatattttttaaaatgtcaaaaaccaaGTGTTAGTGACCGAACCGTTAAACCGCTACCAAACCGAAACCAATTAGCACGGCTTTAGCATCCTCGACGCCGTTCGTGAATTCTCTCGCTAACGTTACTCGTCACATCCCCGATTCTCACCCGGTATCCACCGCTCTCCATGCCCGAGCAAGGCCCGAGAATGAACAGCTTCTCCCTCGGCGAGCTGTGCTGGCTCTTCTGCTGCCCGCCGTGTCCGAGTCGCATCGCGGCCAAACTGGCGTTCCTGCCGCCCGAGCCCACGTACTCCATCCACACGGACGCGAGCGGCGCGACCAGCCTGCATCTCACCGAGCGCGCCGACTGGCAGTACTCGCAGCGCGAGCTCGACGCCGTGGAGGTGCTGGTGACCCGAACCAGCCGCGGGAACCGGGTCGGCTGCATGTTCGTCCGCTGCGCGCCCGCTAGCCGCTACACGCTGCTGTTCTCTCACGGGAACGCCGTGGATCTGGGCCAGATGTGCAGCTTCTACATCGGCCTCGGCTCCAGGATCAACTGTAACGTGTTCTCCTATGATTACTCGGGTTACGGGGTCAGTACCGGGAAACCGTCCGAGAAGAACCTATACGCTGATATCGAAGCGGCCTGGCAGGTGCTGAGGAACAAGTGAGTGTTTCTGAGCAGGTGCTTCTGTGTTTGAGCGCGAGTCCCAATTGTTCTGTGATGGTGTGATGTTTTTGCACGGATGGAAtgcatgaaatgaatgaatgcatgtaaTTTATCGACCCCCCGAAGTTCCAGATTTTCTAATCTGCTGTGTATTGCTCATCCTATGTAATGAAACACCAGAGATAAACTGGTAATCAGTTGATGCTATTACTAATATTTATAGCCtattatgtatacacacacacatacacacacactgttgtgcaaaagtttgtgatcagtaagatttttttttttttttaaagaaaactcttctgttcatcaaggatgcatttagtTGACCACatatacagaaaacatttttttttttttgtgaaaatgtatttctgtgatgcaaagctgaattttcagcattattactccagcaTATCAGCTATAACATGACAGCATCAGTAAAACGACTATATTGGCTGATTTGTCATTGGCTCTTTATTATCTAGTGTCCAGCTGATTTTAATACTTGAATCATCTTTGAACCAGCCTACTTTTTTGCTAACCTAATCTGAGTGATGACATAACTGAAGTTGTTGCATAATCACTTATGAGCATGTCACATCACTGACTGTCAGTCTTAGAAGTTTTAATAACCTGTTTGAACAGCAAAGAGATTTGCAAGTTTGGctgatatgtgttttttttcttctggctcGTGCTGATATCTATATCTAAAGCAGGGTGGGCTGATAAAATGCCAATGTGAATCAATTTAATGATAGCAAATTATTTGTAAAGAATCTTGTTGAAGCGAACGCCCATTTAACAAGACATTTACTCTAAATTCATGTacaaataaatgatgataaatgcAAATCATTCATCGACATGTTGAAGCTAGTTAGTAGAATTTGGGGAAAGTGGGAAGATGAGCGATTTGGTTAATCAATTTGGTCGATCAGCCTGTCTGTCACCTGAagttataatgattataatttgTAGCAGTCCATTTACatatgatatttgtaaataaaataatttagttttagacAGCCTGGTGAAAATAAAGCGTCTGGGGCTTTGTTAGAGATATAGGAATGAGATATTTGCTGGTTGGACGATGATGACAGTCTGGCTCCATTTTGGTGTGATAGGCTCGTTTGACCTTAGGTTAGACATTTTCTGCATTGGTTTTGGGAAATCTGAGGAATTCtgttacaaaaatttaaatatgaaatgtttcaaatGGAGCTTGTTGGTAATGTGAAGCATAATCAATTTAGCTGTATTTTGTTGAAGGGTTTATTCATTccaaaattgaaattttttaatttattaatattaattacatgtatTTCGTTACAAGTAAGTGATTTGTTCGTTTTTGTTAggaaagatattttggatgaaaaccgggaggcttgtgactgtcccatagactgccaaataaataaaagtgtcaaggtcaaggaaagtatgaaagacatcatcagaatactccatctgccatcagtgattcaatcgtaatgttatgaagtcgacgagaatactttttgtacacgaagaaaacaaaaataacgactttattcaacaattcctctcctctgtgtctctccaaatcagagTAGAgcccattttggcgaatctgggCTATACGCAGgcggcatacgctcttctgtatcagtacaaaaagtattctcaacGCTGCAtgatgttacggttgaaccactgatggcagattaactattctgacgatgcttttcatactttcctggaccttgacactgttatttacttggcagtctgtgggacagtcacaagcctcccggttttcatccaaaatatcttcttggaaTATTCTGTTCCAAAGACGatcgaagcttttatgggtttggaacgacatgagggtatgtgaataatgacaattttccttttgtggtggagtaacccttaaAGTATTTAGTAAGCATGGGATGTGTAGAACTTGTTAGAAGTTCTTTCTGCTGAAAA encodes:
- the LOC109056636 gene encoding alpha/beta hydrolase domain-containing protein 17C; its protein translation is MPEQGPRMNSFSLGELCWLFCCPPCPSRIAAKLAFLPPEPTYSIHTDASGATSLHLTERADWQYSQRELDAVEVLVTRTSRGNRVGCMFVRCAPASRYTLLFSHGNAVDLGQMCSFYIGLGSRINCNVFSYDYSGYGVSTGKPSEKNLYADIEAAWQVLRNKYGVTPENIILYGQSIGTVPTVDLASRYECAAVILHSPLMSGLRVAFPDTRKTYCFDAFPSIDKVSKVASPVLVIHGTEDEVIDFSHGLAIYERCPRAVEPLWVEGAGHNDIELYAQYLERLKQFITFELATS